Proteins encoded in a region of the candidate division WOR-3 bacterium genome:
- a CDS encoding MMPL family transporter yields the protein MKRIASFIVNKQAIILFVITVLSFLFAFFLRKIVINSDLSSYLPKTDPAVKLLDYIGEKYRGNSLAIVIIKSDDVFKLETIKAIDYLTRQFRQIDGVTYVTSLTNILDIKKTEEGLEIGKLIDEDNIPNQEVLYKIKEYALRKEIYRNKLISEDSKTTLIICRIDGDKSKVAKTIERVTKNADLQNIKTYFAGLPFQLNAVNDMIIKDIKILLPFVALVILLILYLSFGSLLHVVLPLISVGLSALWTIGLMALLKIPLTIITNIIPAILMAVGSAYAIHIICKFMEEKDENVQIRAKNSLSKVIIPVFLAALTTIIGFTSFIFGSYLIMIQQFGVFTSLGIIFAFLLSITIIPIILGNSKNLKLNQRQNLNFLNRIMEHTGYWILRHKDIVWIVGAVIGIGFLFGTSLIKTKVDFLDYFKEKSSIRITEKIMEESFGGSVPIQILIKGDLQDPEVLLAMKDFHNFLDTLKGVYHPQSIIDLIEEMNDAMGEGKKIPDTKEKINNLYFLLEGEETIEQLINDDKTEGIIQAMTAGAYNEESELIIKKIRDYIKSKNNGLYNFEFTGSAVVYQHLNQSLLKSQLISLIIAIVAIFICLLFLTHSLSASLLGLVPIFFGLSILFGTMGFLKIPLDVATVLLGSICVGIGIDYSIHFLNRYSYERKQNNPEKALLTSIKYTGSAIVVNVFTVMLGFLVLIFSNLVPVIRFGILLGITMLSTGLGATVLLPAVILKTKENKTRRTK from the coding sequence ATGAAAAGAATTGCATCATTCATTGTTAATAAACAAGCAATTATTCTTTTTGTAATCACTGTATTGAGTTTTCTGTTCGCATTCTTTTTAAGGAAAATTGTAATAAATTCGGATTTGAGCAGTTATTTACCGAAGACTGACCCGGCGGTTAAACTTCTTGATTATATCGGTGAAAAGTACCGCGGAAATAGTCTCGCTATTGTTATAATAAAATCGGATGATGTTTTTAAACTTGAAACCATAAAAGCCATTGACTATCTCACCCGTCAATTCCGTCAGATTGATGGTGTCACTTATGTAACGAGTTTAACCAATATCCTTGATATTAAAAAAACCGAAGAAGGATTGGAGATTGGTAAATTGATTGATGAAGATAATATTCCTAATCAGGAGGTCTTATACAAAATTAAAGAATATGCACTACGTAAAGAAATTTATCGCAATAAATTGATTTCTGAAGATAGCAAGACGACTCTTATCATCTGTCGTATTGATGGGGACAAATCAAAGGTGGCAAAGACGATTGAAAGGGTCACGAAAAATGCAGACTTGCAAAATATTAAAACCTATTTTGCCGGTTTGCCTTTCCAGTTGAATGCGGTAAACGATATGATAATAAAAGATATAAAAATTCTTTTGCCATTTGTGGCACTGGTGATTTTGTTAATTCTCTATTTGAGTTTTGGTTCATTGCTTCATGTTGTATTGCCTTTGATCTCGGTTGGTCTGAGTGCCCTGTGGACTATAGGACTTATGGCATTATTAAAAATCCCTCTCACCATTATCACCAATATCATACCTGCGATCCTTATGGCAGTTGGTAGCGCCTACGCGATCCATATAATTTGTAAATTTATGGAAGAAAAAGACGAAAATGTTCAAATACGAGCGAAAAATTCTTTATCCAAGGTAATTATTCCAGTGTTTCTTGCAGCCCTCACGACCATTATAGGTTTCACATCTTTTATCTTTGGGTCTTATCTTATTATGATACAACAGTTTGGAGTTTTCACATCTTTAGGCATTATTTTTGCATTTTTGCTCAGTATAACTATAATACCAATAATCCTTGGGAATAGCAAGAATTTGAAATTGAATCAGCGGCAAAATTTGAATTTTTTAAATCGGATAATGGAACACACTGGATATTGGATTCTTCGCCATAAAGACATTGTCTGGATAGTGGGAGCAGTTATTGGAATAGGATTTTTGTTCGGTACTTCTTTAATAAAAACAAAGGTGGATTTTCTTGATTATTTTAAAGAGAAAAGTTCCATTCGGATCACCGAAAAGATAATGGAAGAAAGTTTCGGCGGTTCAGTCCCCATACAGATTCTAATAAAAGGAGATTTACAGGACCCCGAAGTCCTCCTGGCAATGAAAGATTTTCACAATTTTCTTGATACACTCAAAGGCGTATATCACCCACAATCCATAATTGATTTGATTGAAGAAATGAATGATGCAATGGGCGAAGGGAAAAAAATCCCTGATACAAAAGAAAAAATCAACAATCTCTACTTTCTTCTTGAAGGTGAAGAAACGATTGAACAACTCATTAACGATGATAAGACTGAAGGCATTATCCAGGCAATGACCGCGGGTGCATATAATGAAGAAAGCGAATTAATAATTAAAAAAATTCGGGACTACATTAAATCCAAGAATAACGGTCTCTATAACTTTGAATTCACTGGCTCTGCAGTCGTTTACCAGCATCTGAACCAGAGTCTATTAAAAAGTCAGTTAATCAGTCTTATCATTGCAATTGTTGCGATATTTATCTGTTTGCTCTTTCTCACCCACTCGCTCTCTGCAAGTCTTTTAGGACTAGTGCCGATCTTTTTCGGATTATCTATTCTCTTTGGAACAATGGGATTTTTAAAGATTCCGCTTGATGTTGCAACTGTGCTTTTAGGAAGTATCTGCGTGGGAATAGGTATTGATTACTCAATACATTTTCTCAACCGTTATTCTTACGAGCGTAAGCAAAATAATCCTGAAAAGGCATTGCTTACTTCAATAAAATATACTGGTAGCGCAATTGTAGTAAATGTATTCACGGTAATGTTAGGCTTTTTAGTTTTAATCTTTTCTAATCTTGTACCGGTGATAAGATTCGGTATCTTGCTGGGAATAACAATGCTAAGCACTGGTTTGGGCGCAACCGTTCTTTTGCCCGCAGTTATTTTAAAAACAAAAGAAAACAAAACAAGGAGAACAAAATGA
- a CDS encoding DUF72 domain-containing protein: protein MIRIGCCGFPVARERYYKKFSVVEVQSTFYDFVNPKTLEKWRAEAPKDFEFVLKAFQFITHSANSPTYKRARHTENLKLENLGNFKPTKDVLECFKVLTEYAEILKTRVIIFQSPPSFEPRKENIKNMEKFFDKIDRGNLLFGWESRGKWQPNEIKNICEKLDLVDVVDPFLRESTYGKIFYYRLHGGKDYKHKFTDEELKNLAKKTKNRDGYVMFNNISMFEDAHRFFEIRR from the coding sequence ATGATACGAATCGGTTGTTGTGGATTTCCTGTTGCAAGAGAAAGATACTACAAGAAATTTTCAGTTGTTGAAGTCCAATCAACATTCTATGATTTTGTCAACCCTAAGACCTTAGAAAAATGGCGTGCTGAAGCACCAAAAGATTTTGAATTCGTCTTGAAGGCATTTCAATTTATAACACATTCTGCAAATTCACCTACTTATAAGCGCGCGAGACACACAGAAAATCTGAAATTAGAAAACCTGGGCAATTTCAAGCCGACAAAGGATGTCCTTGAATGTTTTAAGGTACTTACCGAATATGCCGAAATTCTTAAGACAAGGGTTATAATCTTTCAATCACCGCCCAGTTTTGAACCGAGAAAAGAGAATATAAAAAATATGGAAAAATTCTTTGATAAAATTGACCGAGGAAATTTGCTCTTTGGCTGGGAATCAAGGGGAAAATGGCAACCAAATGAAATCAAAAATATTTGTGAAAAACTTGATTTGGTTGATGTGGTTGATCCGTTCTTAAGAGAATCAACTTATGGCAAAATCTTTTATTATCGGCTACACGGTGGGAAGGACTACAAACACAAATTCACTGATGAAGAATTAAAAAATCTGGCAAAAAAAACAAAAAACAGGGATGGCTACGTGATGTTCAATAATATTTCAATGTTTGAAGATGCACATAGATTTTTTGAGATAAGGAGGTGA
- a CDS encoding DUF4837 family protein codes for MKVSTKLTLIIILATLIFFYCRRFPESVGKARDVVIVASESDTTLINTNLQIYHYVPQREPYFIFVYASDTMLKNVKQFHSLFLYGSLKEQFIYELLNEEAREATKKDTFNLFKVNNLWAKNQTVLILAVSENQYIKQGIIKYQKMIKKILEEAYYQKVKSSFYEKNMDKNIQNQLIKFGWSMDVPVGWMIDSTYKSENFIYVHTHYPDRSVFLYKEKSTFLSDSFAIEKRNELTKKFYNGDYVFKELTTVEPIEFQDMKGLRIKGVWQNDSLVAGGPFISYFLTKNDSLYAIDGMLFLPGERKTDYIMGLEVMMNSAKRVGYAK; via the coding sequence GTGAAAGTTTCAACCAAATTAACTTTAATAATCATTCTTGCAACACTAATATTTTTTTATTGTCGCAGATTTCCCGAAAGTGTAGGTAAGGCAAGAGATGTAGTAATTGTTGCCTCTGAATCAGATACCACACTGATTAATACAAATCTTCAAATTTATCATTATGTCCCCCAGCGTGAACCATATTTTATTTTTGTCTATGCATCTGACACAATGCTAAAAAATGTAAAACAATTCCATTCGCTCTTCTTATATGGTTCGTTAAAAGAGCAATTCATATATGAATTGCTGAATGAAGAAGCCCGTGAGGCGACAAAAAAAGATACATTCAATCTTTTCAAAGTTAACAACCTCTGGGCAAAAAATCAAACCGTTTTGATACTTGCTGTATCTGAAAATCAATATATCAAGCAGGGGATCATTAAATATCAGAAAATGATTAAAAAAATTCTTGAAGAGGCGTATTACCAGAAAGTAAAGTCATCATTTTATGAAAAAAATATGGATAAGAATATTCAAAATCAGTTAATTAAATTTGGGTGGTCAATGGATGTGCCTGTTGGCTGGATGATTGATTCTACATATAAGAGCGAAAATTTTATCTATGTCCATACCCATTATCCTGACCGTAGCGTATTTCTGTATAAAGAGAAAAGCACATTTTTAAGTGATTCATTTGCAATCGAGAAAAGAAATGAACTCACAAAAAAATTTTATAATGGGGATTATGTTTTCAAAGAGCTGACAACAGTTGAACCAATTGAATTTCAAGATATGAAAGGATTGAGGATAAAAGGCGTCTGGCAGAATGATTCGCTTGTAGCGGGTGGACCTTTTATTTCCTATTTTCTGACCAAAAATGATTCGTTATATGCTATTGATGGAATGCTATTTCTACCCGGTGAGCGGAAAACTGATTATATAATGGGACTCGAGGTAATGATGAATTCAGCAAAAAGAGTAGGGTATGCAAAATAA
- a CDS encoding DUF763 domain-containing protein, with translation MRTGIADLPLHYGRAPRWLFEKMVKLSRAIIEVIVAEYGPDEFLKRISDPYWFQAFGSVLGFDWHSSGVTTTVCGAMKEGTKDIAFALGLFFCGGKGGTSRKTPKEIEKIAEKIGKDPKNLIYASKLSAKIDNTCVQDGYNLYHHMFIFTKDLNWAVIQQGMNVVPLTLTPASNTEQAFSRWGRGNIKKGTARRYHWLSLKLNSFVCEPHNAVCCDMTQPCLNMVAEESEESRRIVTEISKEKPEKILKETETILKMPTRHPVLKIDINPKYFYKVLLKTYESSPKDFENLLQVEGIGPKTLRALALIGELIYGAKPSFRDPARYSFAHGGKDGFPYPVDRETYNQSISFLESAITHAKIGETERLKALRKLKFIY, from the coding sequence ATGCGGACCGGGATTGCAGATTTACCATTGCATTATGGCAGGGCACCGAGATGGCTTTTTGAAAAAATGGTCAAACTCTCAAGGGCAATCATAGAAGTAATTGTTGCCGAATACGGACCAGACGAATTTTTAAAACGCATTTCTGATCCTTACTGGTTTCAGGCATTCGGCTCGGTCTTGGGATTTGACTGGCATTCATCAGGTGTTACTACAACTGTCTGTGGTGCAATGAAAGAAGGAACAAAGGATATTGCCTTTGCACTCGGCTTATTCTTTTGTGGCGGTAAAGGTGGCACATCAAGAAAGACACCAAAGGAGATTGAGAAGATTGCTGAAAAAATTGGCAAAGACCCAAAGAATTTGATATACGCTTCAAAACTCTCCGCAAAGATTGATAATACCTGTGTCCAGGATGGGTATAATTTGTATCATCATATGTTTATTTTCACGAAAGATTTAAATTGGGCAGTTATCCAGCAGGGGATGAATGTAGTTCCCCTAACCCTTACCCCCGCATCAAATACGGAGCAGGCCTTCTCCCGCTGGGGGCGAGGAAATATAAAAAAAGGAACTGCACGTCGGTACCACTGGCTTTCTTTAAAATTAAATTCCTTTGTCTGTGAACCGCATAATGCAGTATGCTGCGATATGACTCAACCCTGCCTTAATATGGTCGCAGAAGAGAGCGAAGAATCAAGAAGAATTGTGACTGAAATTTCAAAAGAGAAACCAGAAAAGATTCTAAAAGAGACTGAAACAATTTTGAAGATGCCCACCAGGCATCCGGTATTAAAAATTGATATAAATCCCAAATATTTTTACAAAGTATTACTAAAGACATACGAATCTTCACCAAAAGATTTTGAAAACCTTCTCCAGGTTGAAGGCATAGGTCCTAAGACCTTGCGGGCACTTGCCCTAATCGGTGAATTGATATATGGTGCAAAACCCTCGTTTCGCGACCCGGCACGATATTCATTTGCCCATGGCGGGAAGGACGGATTTCCTTATCCGGTTGACCGCGAAACATATAACCAATCAATCAGTTTTCTTGAATCGGCGATAACACATGCAAAAATTGGTGAAACCGAACGGTTGAAAGCACTCCGAAAGTTAAAATTCATTTATTAG
- a CDS encoding TetR/AcrR family transcriptional regulator, protein MLSNRRPFWSKNLKVDSMAVSKKAMRDAIVDAARYIFARFGYRKATIDSIARAARKGKSSVYYYFKNKEEIFLAVIEKEANAVKSEIKNALASATDPREKLTIYVLTRMRVFHRIARFYSSFREEYLKEYDFIQRFRENYDRYETKLILDILREGIKKNIFSIPDPALAAGYFVTALKGFEYLWGTEEDIDKLEKKTEAMLEMLYRGILKR, encoded by the coding sequence ATGCTTTCGAATAGAAGACCATTTTGGTCGAAAAATCTAAAGGTGGATTCAATGGCGGTTTCTAAGAAGGCAATGCGGGATGCAATAGTGGATGCTGCCCGCTATATCTTTGCAAGATTTGGATATCGCAAGGCAACGATTGATTCAATTGCCCGTGCTGCACGCAAGGGCAAAAGTTCGGTTTATTATTATTTCAAAAATAAAGAAGAAATTTTTCTGGCGGTTATTGAAAAAGAAGCAAATGCAGTTAAATCCGAGATAAAAAATGCCCTTGCCTCAGCAACCGACCCGCGTGAGAAACTTACAATCTATGTCCTTACAAGAATGCGGGTATTCCATCGCATTGCGCGTTTTTATAGTTCATTCCGCGAGGAATATTTAAAAGAGTATGATTTTATCCAGCGTTTTCGTGAAAATTATGACCGATACGAAACAAAACTCATTCTTGATATTCTGCGGGAAGGAATCAAAAAAAATATCTTTTCAATTCCGGACCCAGCACTGGCAGCCGGATATTTTGTAACCGCTCTTAAAGGATTTGAATATCTCTGGGGAACCGAAGAAGATATTGACAAACTTGAGAAAAAGACCGAGGCAATGCTGGAAATGCTTTATCGGGGCATTCTGAAAAGATGA
- a CDS encoding DUF488 domain-containing protein: MSRIIYTLGTGTRGIKNFFKIIKNKNIDIIVDVRRFPTSKFEEFKKKHLERICNEEGIVYLYFGNELGGFRKGGYEGYMKTDEFTRGIDEIVKISYDKTICIICAETLPWKCHRRFIAKKLMEIGYEVIHIIDEKHSWQQKFLHSSLKREGE; encoded by the coding sequence ATGTCCAGAATTATTTATACACTTGGTACGGGCACTCGCGGTATAAAAAATTTTTTCAAGATAATTAAGAACAAAAATATTGACATAATAGTTGATGTGAGAAGATTCCCCACCAGTAAATTTGAAGAATTTAAAAAGAAACATCTTGAGCGGATTTGTAACGAAGAAGGCATTGTATATTTATACTTCGGCAACGAACTTGGCGGATTTCGTAAAGGTGGATATGAGGGATATATGAAAACAGATGAATTTACAAGAGGCATTGATGAAATAGTTAAGATCTCATATGATAAAACCATCTGTATCATCTGCGCTGAAACGCTACCCTGGAAATGCCATAGAAGATTTATTGCAAAAAAATTGATGGAGATAGGTTATGAGGTTATCCATATAATTGATGAGAAACATAGCTGGCAGCAAAAATTCTTACATTCTTCCTTGAAAAGAGAGGGTGAATAA
- a CDS encoding tetratricopeptide repeat protein: MAEQDFTEIARLAERYNKDPKSRIFVQLADAYRKNNMVDEALEVLKQGLQHHPQYPLAYLILGKCYFDKRMYGQAREALEKTIEFDPVNIVALRMLAQVCENLKDEACQIKAYKGIVSIDPSDELAKNKLTQLEAGQRKGEIYTLTLAQEYEKQGNLEEALKVYEHLSFMDPTDLAIKHKVNELKNKISGVVQEIKKDEETKVAEMKLESYFQPEDIATTPEVEMPQVPEPQLGEHIIDLDKTPPPVIEEIKPVITQEQPVIEEAKPEPVIEKKEMEKIEDTEEVLSLEEFLAEPVEQVPETKPAPVIEEEIHPDISVKEPEKTPVSETFGEQFKIEEPETPLVEKPSKAETEETQSIQDLLISPVEQEIKQEPEPVREIVIERPPEKIEEPKEPLKTAEEKPVESQPTQSEEEKKKEEPPKPKEEDFKSFQDWLSSLLK, from the coding sequence ATGGCCGAACAAGATTTTACTGAAATTGCCCGATTGGCAGAACGATATAACAAGGACCCTAAATCACGGATTTTTGTGCAACTTGCTGATGCCTATAGGAAAAATAATATGGTTGATGAGGCTTTAGAGGTTCTGAAGCAAGGTCTTCAGCATCATCCGCAGTATCCGCTTGCCTATCTAATTTTAGGTAAGTGCTATTTTGATAAAAGGATGTATGGTCAGGCGAGGGAGGCATTGGAAAAAACTATTGAATTTGACCCAGTTAATATAGTGGCGCTGCGGATGCTCGCCCAGGTATGCGAAAATTTAAAAGATGAAGCCTGCCAGATAAAAGCCTATAAAGGAATTGTCTCAATTGACCCGAGCGATGAATTGGCAAAAAACAAACTTACTCAACTTGAGGCAGGGCAGAGAAAGGGAGAGATCTACACACTAACTCTTGCCCAGGAATACGAGAAACAAGGCAACCTGGAAGAGGCATTAAAAGTTTATGAACACTTAAGTTTTATGGACCCTACAGACCTCGCTATTAAACATAAGGTAAACGAGTTGAAAAATAAAATTTCTGGGGTTGTTCAGGAAATAAAAAAGGACGAAGAAACAAAAGTTGCTGAAATGAAATTAGAGAGTTATTTTCAGCCCGAAGATATCGCTACTACACCCGAGGTAGAAATGCCACAAGTCCCTGAACCCCAATTAGGGGAACATATCATTGATCTTGATAAAACACCTCCCCCGGTGATAGAAGAAATAAAACCAGTGATTACGCAAGAACAACCTGTCATAGAAGAAGCAAAACCTGAACCTGTTATTGAAAAGAAAGAAATGGAAAAAATAGAAGACACCGAAGAAGTCCTCTCACTTGAGGAATTCCTTGCTGAACCGGTTGAACAGGTGCCCGAAACAAAACCCGCACCGGTCATTGAAGAAGAAATCCACCCCGATATCTCAGTTAAAGAACCTGAAAAAACACCAGTTAGTGAAACGTTCGGTGAGCAATTTAAAATAGAAGAACCTGAGACGCCGTTAGTGGAAAAACCAAGTAAAGCTGAAACAGAAGAGACTCAATCAATCCAGGATTTACTTATAAGTCCGGTTGAACAGGAAATAAAACAAGAACCCGAACCAGTAAGAGAAATAGTAATTGAAAGGCCCCCGGAAAAAATTGAAGAACCGAAAGAACCTTTAAAAACGGCGGAAGAAAAACCCGTTGAATCACAACCAACCCAATCCGAAGAAGAAAAGAAAAAAGAGGAACCCCCCAAACCAAAAGAAGAAGATTTCAAATCGTTCCAGGATTGGCTTTCAAGCCTTTTGAAATAA
- a CDS encoding outer membrane lipoprotein-sorting protein, translated as MKKYIKITSIFFVLLAATQTIAAEESLNANGVLKKVDEVLMAPKDLSALMKINIINKNGDVKNREVQMYQKGDNKRLVKVLAPADQKGIGFLSLPDDVIYVYLPAYKKTRRIAAHVKNQKFVGTDFTYEDLEAKKYSEKWQPEGLKNDGVFYLLELSPKPGHISEYARVNLYVRKDDYFPVKSEFFNKKGEMIKKMEILKTEIIKGYIIPKNYLMQDIRSGNRTEMVMEEIKVDTGLKDDIFTERNLAQ; from the coding sequence ATGAAAAAATACATAAAAATAACCAGCATATTCTTTGTTCTGCTGGCTGCAACTCAAACAATAGCGGCTGAGGAATCTTTGAATGCCAATGGGGTTTTAAAGAAAGTTGATGAAGTCCTCATGGCACCCAAAGACCTTTCAGCACTGATGAAAATAAATATCATAAATAAAAATGGTGATGTGAAAAATCGGGAAGTCCAGATGTACCAGAAAGGTGATAATAAAAGGTTGGTAAAGGTCTTGGCACCTGCAGATCAGAAAGGAATTGGATTTCTTTCTTTACCCGATGATGTGATCTATGTCTATCTTCCTGCCTATAAAAAGACCAGACGCATCGCCGCCCATGTGAAAAATCAGAAATTTGTGGGCACAGATTTCACCTACGAAGACCTTGAGGCTAAGAAATATTCTGAGAAGTGGCAACCAGAAGGTTTAAAGAATGATGGGGTATTTTACTTACTTGAGCTCAGTCCCAAACCTGGTCATATCTCCGAATATGCGCGGGTAAATCTGTATGTGCGAAAGGATGATTACTTTCCAGTGAAATCCGAATTTTTCAACAAAAAAGGCGAGATGATAAAAAAAATGGAAATCCTGAAAACAGAAATAATAAAAGGATATATCATACCCAAGAACTATCTTATGCAGGACATACGCAGTGGCAATAGAACCGAAATGGTAATGGAAGAGATAAAGGTTGATACCGGCTTAAAAGATGATATCTTCACGGAGCGAAATCTTGCCCAGTAA
- a CDS encoding PilT/PilU family type 4a pilus ATPase, translated as MELKTLLEKMMKVNASDLHLKAGAPPVFRIDGRLVIEKSESLTPEVLKTMAYQIMTPSQQQTFERMKEMDFAIGVRGVGRFRVNIFLQRGSIAIAMRAIPMSVKRIDELNLPPILKEISLKPRGLILVTGTTGSGKSTTLAAMIEHINENISKHIITIEDPIEYLFRDNLSVINQREVLMDTISFSIALRHILRQDPDVILIGEIRDRETMDVALKAADTGHLVMSTLHTLNATETINRIISFYPPHQHQHIRVLLAATLVGVVSLRLLPRADGKGRIPAVEILVATPTIKEYLLDPVKTLLIQSVIEEGYGQYGMQTFDQSIFRLYKDGLISYDDAIQAVSNPDEFKLRLVGIEATAERGWGSFEKK; from the coding sequence ATGGAGCTTAAAACTTTACTTGAAAAAATGATGAAAGTAAATGCCTCAGACCTTCACCTTAAGGCTGGGGCACCCCCGGTTTTTAGAATTGATGGTAGACTTGTGATAGAAAAGTCTGAGTCTTTAACTCCGGAAGTTCTAAAGACAATGGCATATCAGATAATGACCCCTTCCCAGCAACAGACCTTTGAAAGAATGAAAGAGATGGATTTTGCAATTGGGGTTCGTGGTGTAGGGCGCTTTCGTGTCAATATATTCTTACAGCGTGGTAGCATTGCGATTGCAATGCGGGCGATACCGATGTCGGTAAAAAGGATCGATGAATTAAATCTACCACCAATCCTAAAAGAAATTTCTCTAAAACCCAGGGGGTTGATTCTTGTCACCGGGACAACCGGCAGTGGCAAATCAACAACCCTCGCGGCAATGATAGAACACATAAACGAAAATATATCAAAACACATCATAACAATTGAAGACCCGATTGAATATCTATTCCGCGATAATCTTTCAGTGATCAATCAGCGTGAAGTTTTGATGGATACCATATCATTTTCTATTGCACTTCGCCATATCTTGCGTCAGGATCCTGATGTTATATTAATCGGGGAAATCAGAGACCGAGAAACTATGGATGTGGCACTGAAGGCTGCGGATACCGGACATCTGGTTATGTCTACACTCCACACATTGAATGCAACCGAAACAATCAACCGTATCATATCGTTTTATCCACCACACCAGCATCAGCACATAAGAGTTTTACTTGCTGCCACCCTTGTTGGAGTAGTATCTTTGAGGCTATTACCGAGGGCGGATGGTAAAGGGAGAATTCCTGCCGTTGAAATTCTTGTGGCGACACCAACCATTAAAGAATATCTACTCGATCCAGTAAAAACATTATTGATACAGTCGGTGATTGAAGAAGGCTATGGACAATACGGTATGCAGACATTTGATCAATCTATATTCCGCCTCTACAAGGATGGACTGATATCTTATGATGATGCAATTCAAGCAGTCTCCAACCCCGATGAATTCAAACTGAGGCTTGTTGGTATTGAAGCCACTGCAGAACGTGGCTGGGGTTCTTTTGAGAAAAAGTAG
- the accB gene encoding acetyl-CoA carboxylase biotin carboxyl carrier protein, which produces MNIKKIKELVKILEESPLTEIELTDFWGRKLKLSKADGTRKGKFIETSVVVPETKEQPTPLVSTTKEPEKKEIQKKNLVAIRSPIVGTFYRAPAPDAPPYVEVGDIVKPGQVVCIVEAMKLMNEIESDVAGKIVQILVKNEEPVEYNQELFLVEPL; this is translated from the coding sequence ATGAATATCAAAAAGATAAAAGAACTCGTAAAAATATTAGAAGAAAGTCCCCTTACCGAGATTGAACTAACAGACTTTTGGGGTAGAAAACTTAAGTTATCAAAGGCTGATGGTACTCGGAAAGGGAAATTTATTGAAACAAGTGTAGTTGTTCCAGAAACAAAAGAACAACCTACTCCATTAGTATCTACAACAAAAGAACCCGAGAAAAAAGAGATACAAAAAAAGAATCTTGTAGCAATCCGTTCACCGATTGTCGGAACATTTTATCGTGCACCCGCTCCTGATGCACCCCCTTATGTTGAGGTTGGCGATATAGTTAAACCCGGTCAGGTCGTCTGCATAGTTGAAGCGATGAAACTGATGAATGAGATTGAATCTGATGTTGCAGGAAAGATTGTGCAGATACTAGTCAAGAACGAAGAACCAGTTGAATATAATCAGGAATTATTTCTGGTTGAACCACTATGA